The proteins below come from a single Kitasatospora sp. NBC_00315 genomic window:
- a CDS encoding transglycosylase domain-containing protein encodes MSERRRRSANPGGGEQRPGGGRPYAHGSPAEGVPSYGQGTGGDELRSDGIGRRRPGGARDTAQQPRMTRAEMRKAGQKGGGGEPPTGRAAAQAGPGKKRFIDYPRFGKSGVRRWLPSWRIWLSGFLLVFGGGVAAVGIAYANTTIPQVHDLVNDQNNIYYWADGSEMTRTGDTNRQVVPLSQINTNAQNAVIAAENETFRTDSGIDPKGILRALYNMAKGGETQGASTITQQYVKNAYLTQEQTLDRKVKEFFITLKINQKLEKNDILEGYLNTSWFGRGSTGIQAAAQSYYGVNAKDLDLCQSAMLANLLKGAAVQDPTLSAANHARAEGRWKWILDRMVITKAITAEDRAKCTTFPEPIAKKPAANMNGEVSYLVDIASNYVMNTDKTIIQAKLDRGGYKIYTTFQKDKVDALKKAVDDVQSETLNPAKRPDKDKFVQVGAASVVPGDGAIVAIYGGPGVENNHYTNNADAKGIQVGSTFKPFVLATAMQNGVLTATDKQGKPERINADSRYLADDLSEIRKPDGSLVIGDDGKPYRQKNEDSGKRGYVSLRQAMQWSYNVPFVQLNQDVGGQNVADMAEKLGLRKDTFTDPKTPTFAIGTSAQSAIRMATGYATFAASGKEADPYSVTKVEFSGKEQPGFTKPAPKQVLDAAVADNITDVLVNVAKNGTGSKSNALGRPVAGKTGTTDENKSAWWVGYTPQLSTAVSMWREDPSNPGLLTLNGTGGKDSNHGGDTPTEIFTRYMKAALAGQDKLSFPTPQPVGTQLDSSGAPVSASPSASASPSETVPVAPDPGIPAPQPSATVPTCAPGQDCSGTSPSPTATRTRPGGGSTCLLGLPCASPSASSTDTTKPSGKPSSSGAPG; translated from the coding sequence ATGAGCGAACGACGGCGAAGGTCGGCCAACCCGGGCGGCGGTGAGCAGCGCCCCGGCGGCGGCCGCCCGTACGCCCATGGCAGCCCGGCCGAGGGTGTGCCCTCGTACGGCCAAGGGACCGGGGGCGACGAACTGCGCTCCGACGGCATCGGCCGGCGTCGGCCCGGCGGCGCCCGGGACACCGCCCAGCAGCCGCGGATGACCCGTGCCGAGATGCGCAAGGCCGGCCAGAAGGGCGGCGGCGGTGAACCGCCGACCGGGAGGGCCGCCGCGCAGGCGGGCCCCGGCAAGAAGCGCTTCATCGACTACCCGCGGTTCGGCAAGTCGGGCGTGCGTCGCTGGCTGCCGTCCTGGCGGATCTGGCTCTCCGGCTTCCTGCTGGTCTTCGGCGGCGGCGTCGCCGCGGTCGGCATCGCGTACGCCAACACGACGATCCCCCAGGTCCACGACCTGGTGAACGACCAGAACAACATCTACTACTGGGCCGACGGTTCGGAGATGACCCGCACCGGTGACACCAACCGGCAGGTCGTCCCGCTCAGCCAGATCAACACGAACGCCCAGAACGCGGTCATCGCCGCGGAGAACGAGACGTTCAGGACCGACAGCGGCATCGACCCCAAGGGCATACTCCGCGCCCTCTACAACATGGCGAAGGGCGGCGAGACGCAGGGCGCCTCGACCATCACCCAGCAGTACGTCAAGAACGCCTATCTGACGCAGGAACAGACCCTGGACCGGAAGGTCAAGGAGTTCTTCATCACTCTGAAGATCAATCAGAAGCTGGAGAAGAACGACATCCTCGAGGGGTACCTGAACACCAGCTGGTTCGGCCGGGGCTCCACCGGTATCCAGGCCGCCGCGCAGTCGTACTACGGGGTCAACGCCAAGGACCTCGACCTCTGCCAGAGCGCCATGCTGGCCAACCTGCTCAAGGGCGCGGCCGTCCAGGACCCCACCCTCAGCGCCGCCAACCACGCCCGTGCGGAGGGCCGCTGGAAGTGGATCCTGGACCGGATGGTCATCACCAAGGCGATCACCGCCGAGGACCGCGCCAAGTGCACGACCTTCCCCGAGCCGATCGCCAAGAAGCCCGCGGCGAACATGAACGGTGAGGTCAGCTACCTGGTCGACATCGCGTCCAACTACGTGATGAACACCGACAAGACCATCATCCAGGCGAAGCTCGACCGCGGTGGCTACAAGATCTACACCACCTTCCAGAAGGACAAGGTCGACGCGCTCAAGAAGGCCGTGGACGACGTCCAGAGCGAGACGCTGAACCCGGCCAAGCGCCCCGACAAGGACAAGTTCGTCCAGGTCGGCGCGGCCTCGGTGGTCCCGGGTGACGGCGCGATCGTGGCGATCTACGGCGGGCCCGGCGTGGAGAACAACCACTACACCAACAACGCCGACGCCAAGGGCATCCAGGTCGGCTCGACCTTCAAGCCCTTCGTCCTGGCGACCGCCATGCAGAACGGTGTGCTGACCGCCACCGACAAGCAGGGCAAGCCCGAGCGGATCAACGCGGACAGCCGCTACCTCGCCGACGACCTGAGCGAGATCCGCAAGCCGGACGGCTCGCTGGTCATCGGCGACGACGGCAAGCCCTACCGGCAGAAGAACGAGGACTCCGGCAAGCGGGGCTACGTCTCGCTCCGGCAGGCCATGCAGTGGTCGTACAACGTGCCCTTCGTCCAGCTCAACCAGGACGTGGGCGGCCAGAACGTGGCCGACATGGCGGAGAAGCTGGGCCTGCGCAAGGACACCTTCACCGACCCGAAGACGCCCACCTTCGCGATCGGCACCTCCGCGCAGAGCGCGATCCGGATGGCCACCGGCTACGCCACCTTCGCCGCCAGCGGCAAGGAGGCCGACCCGTACTCGGTGACCAAGGTCGAGTTCAGCGGCAAGGAGCAGCCGGGCTTCACCAAGCCGGCGCCCAAGCAGGTGCTGGACGCGGCCGTCGCCGACAACATCACCGACGTCCTGGTGAACGTCGCCAAGAACGGTACGGGTAGCAAGAGCAACGCGCTCGGCCGCCCGGTGGCCGGCAAGACCGGTACCACCGACGAGAACAAGTCGGCCTGGTGGGTCGGCTACACGCCGCAGCTCTCCACCGCCGTCTCGATGTGGCGCGAGGACCCGAGCAACCCGGGTCTGCTCACGCTGAACGGCACCGGCGGCAAGGACTCCAACCACGGTGGTGACACCCCGACGGAGATCTTCACCCGGTACATGAAGGCCGCCCTGGCGGGTCAGGACAAGCTGAGCTTCCCGACCCCGCAGCCGGTCGGCACCCAGCTCGACTCCTCGGGTGCCCCCGTCTCGGCCTCTCCGTCCGCCTCCGCCTCGCCCAGCGAGACGGTGCCGGTGGCCCCCGACCCGGGCATCCCGGCCCCGCAGCCCAGCGCGACGGTGCCGACCTGCGCGCCCGGTCAGGACTGCTCGGGCACCTCGCCGAGCCCGACCGCGACCAGGACCCGCCCCGGCGGCGGCTCGACCTGTCTGCTCGGGCTTCCCTGCGCCTCGCCGAGCGCCAGCTCCACGGACACCACCAAGCCGAGCGGAAAGCCGAGCTCCTCGGGCGCCCCGGGCTGA
- a CDS encoding single-stranded DNA-binding protein, whose product MAGETVITLVGNLVDDPELRFTPSGAAVAKFRIASTPRTFDRQTNEWKDGESLFLTCNVWRQPAENVAESLQRGMRVIVQGRLRQRSYETKEGEKRTVFEVEVDEVGPSLRSATAKVTRANRSGAPGGSGGPGGGSGFGGGQQGGGGYGGGQQGGGGWGGNSGGGQSGPSDDPWASSAPSTGGNQGGGGSWGAPAGGGFSEEPPF is encoded by the coding sequence ATGGCAGGCGAGACCGTCATCACCCTCGTCGGCAATCTCGTCGACGATCCCGAGCTGCGCTTCACCCCGTCGGGTGCGGCGGTCGCGAAGTTCCGCATCGCGTCCACCCCCCGCACCTTCGACCGCCAGACGAACGAGTGGAAGGACGGCGAGAGCCTCTTCCTCACGTGCAACGTCTGGCGGCAGCCGGCGGAGAACGTGGCCGAGTCGCTGCAGCGCGGCATGCGCGTCATCGTGCAGGGCCGACTGCGCCAGCGGTCTTACGAGACCAAGGAAGGCGAGAAGCGGACGGTCTTCGAGGTCGAGGTCGACGAGGTCGGCCCGAGCCTGCGCTCGGCGACCGCCAAGGTCACCCGGGCCAACCGGTCCGGTGCGCCGGGCGGTTCCGGCGGCCCCGGTGGTGGCAGCGGCTTCGGCGGCGGCCAGCAGGGCGGCGGCGGGTACGGCGGCGGGCAGCAGGGCGGCGGTGGCTGGGGTGGAAACTCCGGCGGCGGCCAGTCCGGCCCGTCCGACGACCCGTGGGCGTCCAGTGCCCCTTCCACTGGTGGAAACCAGGGCGGCGGCGGCAGCTGGGGCGCCCCGGCCGGTGGCGGCTTCTCGGAAGAGCCCCCGTTCTAG
- the rplI gene encoding 50S ribosomal protein L9: MKIILTHEVPGLGGAGEVVEVKDGYARNYLVPRGYAIRWTKGGQKDVDAIRRARKVHAIQTLEAANEVKGKLEGLQVKLAVRSGEAGRLFGSVTQADVVEAVKAAGGPVVDKRAVAIASPIKTVGTHKVSVKLHSDVQANLDVAVVAA; encoded by the coding sequence ATGAAGATCATCCTCACTCACGAGGTGCCGGGTCTCGGTGGCGCCGGCGAGGTCGTCGAGGTCAAGGACGGCTACGCCCGCAACTACCTGGTCCCGCGTGGCTACGCCATCCGCTGGACCAAGGGCGGCCAGAAGGACGTCGACGCCATCCGTCGCGCCCGCAAGGTTCACGCCATCCAGACGCTCGAGGCCGCCAACGAGGTCAAGGGCAAGCTGGAGGGCCTCCAGGTCAAGCTGGCCGTTCGCTCCGGCGAGGCCGGCCGCCTGTTCGGCTCGGTGACCCAGGCCGACGTCGTGGAGGCCGTCAAGGCCGCCGGCGGCCCGGTCGTGGACAAGCGCGCCGTCGCGATCGCCTCGCCGATCAAGACCGTGGGCACCCACAAGGTCTCGGTCAAGCTGCACTCCGACGTCCAGGCCAACCTCGACGTCGCCGTCGTCGCTGCCTGA
- a CDS encoding MATE family efflux transporter produces the protein MTPTPDRLRPDRRRHDRRRHDREILALAVPAFGALVAEPLFLLADSAIVGHLGTAQLAGVGVASAVLATAAGLFVFLAYATTAAVARRIGAGDRRAAVQQGIDGIWLALLLSLGVVALALLLAPWAVSALGASPTAAPYAVTYLRISSLGLPAMLVVMAATGVLRGFQDTRTPLVVAVAGFTANLGLNLALVYGAGLGVAGSAWGTVLAQSAMAVAYLVVVVRGARREGAGLRPDLPGIRACARAGGPLMVRTLSLRAVLMIATAVAARLGNDQIAAHQIAMTLWSFLAFALDAIAIAGQAIVGRHLGAGDVPGTRAATRRMVEWGVGAGVLFGVLLVVARPLYIPLFTPDPAVQEQLGQVMLLVALTQPVAGPVFVLDGVLMGAGDGGYLALAMLGTLVAFVPAALAVPSLGLGLSGLWWAMNLFMLVRGAFLYGRARGGDWLVTGAVRA, from the coding sequence ATGACGCCCACCCCAGACCGCCTCCGCCCGGACCGGCGGCGGCACGACCGGCGGCGGCACGACCGCGAGATCCTCGCGCTCGCGGTCCCCGCCTTCGGCGCGCTCGTCGCCGAGCCGCTCTTCCTGCTGGCCGACTCCGCGATCGTCGGCCACCTGGGCACCGCCCAGCTGGCGGGCGTCGGCGTCGCCTCCGCCGTGCTCGCCACGGCAGCCGGCCTGTTCGTCTTCCTCGCCTACGCCACGACGGCCGCGGTCGCCCGCCGGATCGGCGCGGGCGACCGGCGGGCCGCCGTCCAACAGGGCATCGACGGCATCTGGCTGGCCCTGCTGCTGTCGCTCGGCGTGGTCGCGCTGGCCCTGCTGCTGGCACCCTGGGCGGTGTCCGCGCTGGGCGCCTCCCCGACGGCGGCGCCGTACGCCGTCACGTACCTGCGGATCAGCTCGCTGGGTCTGCCCGCGATGCTGGTGGTGATGGCCGCCACCGGCGTGCTGCGTGGATTCCAGGACACCCGTACGCCCCTGGTGGTCGCCGTCGCCGGCTTCACCGCCAACCTGGGGCTGAACCTCGCCCTGGTGTACGGCGCCGGCCTCGGCGTGGCCGGTTCGGCCTGGGGCACCGTGCTCGCCCAGAGCGCGATGGCCGTCGCGTACCTGGTCGTGGTGGTGCGCGGCGCCCGCCGGGAGGGCGCGGGCCTACGGCCCGACCTGCCCGGCATCCGCGCCTGCGCGCGGGCCGGCGGCCCCTTGATGGTCCGCACCCTGAGCCTGCGGGCCGTCCTCATGATCGCGACCGCGGTCGCGGCCCGGCTCGGCAACGACCAGATCGCGGCCCACCAGATCGCCATGACGCTCTGGAGCTTCCTGGCCTTCGCCCTGGACGCCATCGCGATCGCCGGCCAGGCCATCGTCGGACGCCACCTCGGCGCCGGGGACGTGCCGGGCACGAGGGCGGCCACCCGGCGGATGGTCGAGTGGGGCGTCGGCGCGGGCGTGCTCTTCGGGGTGCTGCTGGTGGTCGCCCGGCCGCTGTACATCCCGCTGTTCACCCCGGATCCGGCCGTCCAGGAACAGCTCGGCCAGGTGATGCTGCTGGTCGCGCTGACCCAGCCGGTGGCCGGGCCGGTGTTCGTCCTGGACGGTGTGCTGATGGGCGCCGGAGACGGCGGCTATCTCGCCCTGGCGATGCTCGGCACGTTGGTCGCGTTCGTCCCGGCGGCCCTCGCGGTACCGTCCCTGGGCCTCGGGCTGAGCGGCCTGTGGTGGGCGATGAACCTGTTCATGCTGGTCCGCGGCGCGTTCCTGTACGGACGGGCGCGCGGCGGCGACTGGCTGGTGACCGGCGCCGTCCGGGCCTGA
- a CDS encoding lipid II:glycine glycyltransferase FemX, whose translation MSLRLRTITREEHLAFIRTRASASHMQVPSWGDVKAEWRTESIGWIDESGAIVGAGLVLYRQLPKIKRYLAYLPEGPVIDWFDRDLDRWLEPMLAHLKAQGAFSVKMGPPVVIRRWDAPTIKEAIAAKQAKRLRDVEADWYEARAFEVADRLRKSGWLQGDDGGAGFGDVQPRYVFQVPLANRSLDDIQKGFNQLWRRNIKKAEKSGVEVVQGGYEELAVFHQLYLVTAERDRFTPRPLSYFQRMWNALTAEDPNRMRLYIAYHEGEPLAATTMLVVGEHVWYSYGASANHKREVKPSNAIQWRMMRDSYALGGGVYDLRGISDTLDENDHLFGLIQFKVGTGGQAAEYLGEWDFPLNKLLHKALDIYMSRR comes from the coding sequence ATGAGTCTGCGCCTGAGGACGATCACCCGCGAGGAGCACCTCGCCTTCATCCGCACCCGCGCCTCGGCGAGCCACATGCAGGTGCCCTCCTGGGGCGACGTGAAGGCGGAGTGGCGCACCGAGTCGATCGGCTGGATCGACGAGTCGGGCGCGATCGTCGGCGCCGGTCTGGTGCTGTACCGCCAGCTGCCCAAGATCAAGCGCTACCTGGCCTACCTGCCCGAGGGCCCGGTGATCGACTGGTTCGACCGCGACCTGGACCGCTGGCTGGAGCCGATGCTGGCGCACCTGAAGGCGCAGGGCGCGTTCTCGGTGAAGATGGGCCCGCCGGTGGTGATCCGGCGCTGGGACGCGCCGACCATCAAGGAGGCGATCGCCGCCAAGCAGGCCAAGCGCCTGCGCGACGTCGAGGCCGACTGGTACGAGGCCCGCGCCTTCGAGGTCGCCGACCGGCTGCGCAAGTCGGGCTGGCTGCAGGGCGACGACGGCGGCGCCGGCTTCGGCGACGTCCAGCCTCGGTACGTCTTCCAGGTGCCGCTGGCCAACCGCTCGCTGGACGACATCCAGAAGGGCTTCAACCAGCTCTGGCGGCGCAACATCAAGAAGGCCGAGAAGAGCGGCGTCGAGGTCGTCCAGGGCGGCTACGAGGAGCTGGCGGTCTTCCACCAGCTGTACCTGGTGACGGCCGAGCGCGACCGCTTCACGCCGCGTCCGCTCTCGTACTTCCAGCGGATGTGGAACGCGCTGACGGCCGAGGACCCGAACCGGATGCGGCTCTACATCGCCTACCACGAGGGCGAGCCGCTGGCCGCGACCACCATGCTGGTGGTCGGCGAGCACGTCTGGTACTCCTACGGCGCCTCGGCCAACCACAAGCGCGAGGTGAAGCCGTCCAACGCCATCCAGTGGCGGATGATGCGCGACTCGTACGCGCTCGGCGGGGGCGTCTACGACCTGCGGGGCATCAGTGACACCCTGGACGAGAACGACCACCTGTTCGGCCTGATCCAGTTCAAGGTCGGCACCGGCGGCCAGGCCGCCGAGTACCTCGGCGAGTGGGACTTCCCGCTCAACAAGCTGCTGCACAAGGCCCTCGACATCTACATGTCGCGGCGCTGA
- a CDS encoding alanine racemase, protein MTLSLYLDTDRWRTHQRSVLAEFPGLVPVAKGNGYGLGNQRLAEEATQLGTGILAVGTAYEAADAATWYGGELLVLTPYRIGEEVLALPHARVIRTVASLPALRAVPGARVVVECMTSMRRHGIGAGDLAAVAELVDSISFEGLALHLPMDRPDGSDPVDEVAHWVDAATAAGLPVRTVFVSHLGSAGMARLSERYPGTVFRARIGTRLWLGEAGALEVRATVLDVTPVVKGDRYGYRQHPAPSDGHLVVVTGGTAHGIGLEAPKYVQGVSSRAKGIARAGLATVNKTRSPYNWEGRQLWFAEPPHMQVSLLFLSSEARPPVIGDELTLQVRHTTTHFDRVVDR, encoded by the coding sequence ATGACGCTGTCGCTCTACCTCGACACCGACCGCTGGCGTACTCACCAGCGCTCCGTGCTGGCCGAGTTCCCCGGTCTGGTGCCCGTGGCCAAGGGCAACGGCTACGGGCTGGGCAACCAGCGGCTCGCCGAAGAGGCGACCCAGCTGGGGACGGGCATCCTGGCGGTCGGCACCGCGTACGAGGCGGCCGACGCGGCCACCTGGTACGGCGGCGAGCTGCTGGTGCTGACCCCCTACCGGATCGGTGAGGAGGTACTGGCGCTGCCGCACGCCCGGGTGATCCGGACGGTGGCGAGCCTGCCGGCGCTGCGCGCCGTGCCGGGGGCGCGGGTGGTCGTGGAGTGCATGACCAGCATGCGCCGGCACGGCATCGGCGCGGGCGACCTCGCCGCGGTGGCCGAACTGGTCGACAGCATCTCCTTCGAGGGCCTGGCCCTGCACCTGCCGATGGACCGCCCGGACGGCTCCGACCCGGTGGACGAGGTCGCCCACTGGGTGGACGCGGCCACCGCGGCCGGCCTGCCGGTCCGCACCGTCTTCGTCAGCCACCTCGGCTCGGCCGGCATGGCCAGGCTCTCCGAGCGCTACCCGGGCACGGTGTTCCGGGCCCGGATCGGCACCCGGCTCTGGCTGGGCGAGGCCGGCGCGCTGGAGGTCCGGGCGACCGTCCTCGACGTGACCCCGGTGGTCAAGGGCGACCGGTACGGCTACCGCCAGCACCCGGCCCCCTCGGACGGCCACCTGGTGGTGGTCACCGGCGGTACGGCGCACGGCATCGGGCTGGAGGCGCCGAAGTACGTGCAGGGCGTCTCCTCCCGCGCCAAGGGCATCGCCCGCGCCGGCCTGGCGACCGTCAACAAGACCCGCTCCCCCTACAACTGGGAGGGCCGCCAGCTCTGGTTCGCCGAGCCCCCGCACATGCAGGTGTCGCTGCTGTTCCTGTCCTCCGAGGCGCGGCCCCCGGTGATCGGCGACGAGCTCACCCTCCAGGTGCGGCACACCACCACGCACTTCGACCGCGTGGTGGACCGCTGA
- a CDS encoding glycosyltransferase family 87 protein: MTSSARDESAGPQRPEEAGAAAHAPVAQAGDPSGASAGPAGPLPDTVVVPADEDPVAAAGSEVIGGPPGRRALLGVSWWIPVRFLALAVIVTSVLGMLQKASCYESGWFQAGSPQYIHACYSDIPHLFTGRGFAEGLHPYVDKIPQGSPDMQYLEYPVLTGLFMQIAAWLTPGGGSGQQQEQWFWLINAGLLMACAVVAVVAVSRTHRRRPWDALLFALAPTLALNSTVNWDLLAVALAAVAMACWSRSKTVLAGVFIGLATAAKLYPVLLLAPLLFLCWRAGRWRAFWQAVGGALGAWLLVNVPIMAANWDGWATFYTFSKHRKEDYGSFWVILMQDRGVGLENLDSYIAGLMVLCFLGIGWLALTAPRRPRFAQLAFLIVAAFILTNKVYSPQYVLWLIPLAVLARPRWRDFLIWQACEVLYTLGIWSHLGFVTSPKQHGIGDSWYHFAVVLHLLGTLYLCGVIIRDILLPDRDPVRWDGSDDPSGGVLDLAPDVFVLGAARRIEEEESYAQYAPAGAEGWLTAPDPAQQDDDALAWPAEH, from the coding sequence ATGACGTCGAGCGCGCGTGACGAATCCGCCGGGCCGCAGCGGCCCGAAGAGGCCGGTGCGGCCGCCCACGCCCCGGTGGCGCAGGCCGGTGACCCGTCGGGGGCATCCGCCGGCCCGGCCGGCCCGCTGCCGGACACGGTCGTCGTCCCGGCGGACGAGGACCCGGTCGCGGCGGCCGGCAGCGAGGTGATCGGCGGCCCGCCCGGGCGCCGGGCCCTGCTCGGGGTCTCCTGGTGGATCCCGGTGCGGTTCCTGGCACTGGCGGTCATCGTGACCTCGGTGCTCGGCATGCTGCAGAAGGCCTCCTGCTACGAGAGCGGCTGGTTCCAGGCGGGCTCGCCGCAGTACATCCACGCCTGCTACAGCGACATCCCGCACCTGTTCACCGGCCGGGGCTTCGCCGAGGGGCTGCACCCCTACGTCGACAAGATCCCGCAGGGGTCGCCGGACATGCAGTACCTGGAGTACCCGGTGCTGACCGGTCTGTTCATGCAGATCGCGGCCTGGCTCACCCCCGGCGGCGGCAGCGGACAGCAGCAGGAGCAGTGGTTCTGGCTGATCAACGCCGGTCTGCTGATGGCCTGCGCCGTGGTCGCCGTGGTGGCCGTCTCCCGCACCCACCGCCGCCGCCCGTGGGACGCCCTGCTGTTCGCCCTCGCCCCCACCCTGGCGCTCAACTCGACCGTCAACTGGGACCTGCTGGCGGTCGCGCTGGCGGCGGTCGCGATGGCCTGCTGGTCCCGGTCGAAGACCGTCCTGGCCGGCGTCTTCATCGGTCTGGCCACCGCCGCCAAGCTCTACCCGGTGCTGCTGCTGGCCCCGCTGCTGTTCCTCTGCTGGCGGGCCGGCCGATGGCGGGCCTTCTGGCAGGCCGTCGGCGGCGCGCTCGGGGCCTGGCTGCTGGTCAACGTCCCGATCATGGCGGCGAACTGGGACGGCTGGGCGACCTTCTACACCTTCAGCAAGCACCGCAAGGAGGACTACGGATCCTTCTGGGTGATCCTCATGCAGGATCGCGGCGTCGGCCTGGAGAACCTCGACAGCTACATCGCCGGCCTGATGGTCCTCTGCTTCCTCGGCATCGGCTGGCTGGCGCTCACCGCCCCGCGCCGCCCGCGCTTCGCGCAGCTGGCGTTCCTGATCGTGGCCGCGTTCATCCTGACCAACAAGGTGTACTCGCCGCAGTACGTGCTCTGGCTGATCCCGCTCGCGGTGCTGGCCCGGCCGCGCTGGCGCGACTTCCTGATCTGGCAGGCCTGCGAGGTGCTGTACACCCTCGGCATCTGGTCCCACCTGGGCTTCGTCACCAGCCCCAAGCAGCACGGGATCGGCGACTCCTGGTACCACTTCGCGGTGGTGCTGCACCTGCTGGGCACGCTGTACCTCTGCGGCGTGATCATCCGCGACATCCTGCTGCCGGACCGCGACCCGGTCCGCTGGGACGGCAGTGACGACCCCTCCGGCGGTGTGCTCGACCTCGCCCCGGACGTCTTCGTGCTGGGCGCGGCCCGCCGGATCGAGGAGGAGGAGAGTTACGCGCAGTACGCCCCCGCCGGCGCCGAGGGCTGGCTGACCGCCCCCGACCCGGCGCAGCAGGACGACGACGCCCTGGCGTGGCCTGCGGAGCACTGA
- the rpsF gene encoding 30S ribosomal protein S6 translates to MRHYELMVILDPSVEERAVSPLIENFLNVVRTGGGNVEKVDTWGRRRLAYEINKQSEGIYSVIDLKATPEIVKELDRQLSLSESVLRTKVLRPDTH, encoded by the coding sequence ATGCGTCACTACGAGCTGATGGTCATCCTCGACCCGTCGGTCGAGGAGCGCGCTGTCTCCCCCCTGATCGAGAACTTCCTCAACGTCGTCCGCACCGGTGGCGGCAACGTGGAGAAGGTCGACACCTGGGGCCGTCGCCGTCTGGCCTACGAGATCAACAAGCAGTCCGAGGGCATCTACTCGGTCATCGACCTCAAGGCCACGCCTGAGATCGTCAAGGAGCTCGACCGCCAGCTCAGCCTGAGCGAGTCGGTCCTCCGGACCAAGGTCCTGCGCCCGGACACCCACTGA
- the rpsR gene encoding 30S ribosomal protein S18 — translation MAKPPARKPKKKVCVFCKDKVNYVDYKDTNLLRKFISDRGKIRARRVTGNCTQHQRDVATAVKNSREMALLPYTSTAR, via the coding sequence ATGGCGAAGCCGCCTGCTCGCAAGCCTAAGAAGAAGGTTTGCGTCTTCTGCAAGGACAAGGTCAACTACGTTGACTACAAGGACACGAACTTGCTCCGCAAGTTCATCTCCGACCGCGGGAAGATCCGCGCCCGCCGGGTCACCGGCAACTGCACCCAGCACCAGCGCGACGTCGCCACGGCCGTGAAGAACAGCCGTGAGATGGCGCTGCTGCCCTACACCAGCACCGCGCGCTAA